The following proteins are co-located in the Streptomyces sp. NBC_00435 genome:
- a CDS encoding DUF1996 domain-containing protein, producing MGNEHRLLTLLVCLVLAGGLTAAALGAARVGGPRPPAGAAGPVPADYVDIREVPPGPAGPGANGPDASTGRVSVDCGRNAEGHYNEDNLVVSPGLRSGAHHTHAYVGNLSTDAFSTEASLDAAATSCADGDRSTYYWPVLRRTDLPGDHPHEGSAGHGNTGRILPEAAVSVEFLGSPVSKVVAMPRFLNAMTGDAVALTAGSDEDVRARWGCSGFPDRYTTRYPLCPAGERLTRTLTFPSCWNGLDTTSPGHRSHLLFPAAGGVCPQGTFPVPELRISLAYEVPAGAPVALDSFPEQRHSPRTDHGMFVNVMTGPRMAQVVDCLNQGRSCE from the coding sequence ATGGGGAACGAACACCGACTGCTCACGCTGCTGGTCTGCCTGGTGCTGGCCGGCGGGCTGACCGCTGCCGCACTGGGGGCCGCGCGAGTGGGCGGCCCGCGCCCGCCGGCAGGGGCGGCCGGTCCCGTGCCCGCCGACTACGTGGACATCCGCGAGGTCCCGCCCGGCCCCGCCGGGCCCGGCGCGAACGGGCCGGACGCCTCGACGGGCCGGGTGTCGGTGGACTGCGGCCGCAATGCGGAGGGCCACTACAACGAGGACAACCTGGTGGTCTCGCCGGGGCTGCGCTCCGGCGCCCACCACACGCATGCCTACGTCGGGAACCTGTCCACGGACGCCTTCTCCACCGAGGCCTCGCTGGACGCGGCCGCCACCAGTTGCGCGGACGGGGACCGTTCCACGTACTACTGGCCCGTGCTGCGCCGCACGGACCTGCCCGGGGACCATCCCCACGAGGGCTCGGCGGGTCACGGCAACACGGGCCGGATCCTGCCCGAGGCGGCGGTGTCGGTGGAGTTCCTCGGCAGCCCGGTCAGCAAGGTGGTGGCGATGCCCCGGTTCCTGAACGCGATGACGGGCGACGCCGTGGCCCTCACGGCGGGCTCCGACGAGGACGTACGGGCCCGCTGGGGCTGCTCGGGCTTCCCCGACCGGTACACCACCCGCTATCCGCTGTGTCCGGCGGGCGAGCGCCTCACCCGTACGCTCACCTTCCCGAGCTGCTGGAACGGTCTGGACACGACCAGCCCCGGACACCGCTCCCACCTGCTCTTCCCGGCCGCGGGCGGCGTCTGCCCCCAGGGCACCTTCCCCGTACCCGAGCTGCGGATCTCCCTGGCCTACGAGGTGCCGGCCGGGGCGCCCGTCGCGCTCGACTCATTCCCCGAGCAGCGGCACAGCCCCAGGACGGACCACGGCATGTTCGTGAACGTGATGACCGGGCCGCGGATGGCGCAGGTCGTGGACTGCCTCAACCAGGGCCGCAGCTGTGAGTGA
- a CDS encoding sigma-70 family RNA polymerase sigma factor: protein MAVPLWPRNRRGTTDEALIKSVYEEHGHALLAYATRLTGDRAAAEDVVQETLIRAWRHSEALVNGKGSVRGWLLTVARNIITDRYRAKAARPPEVSGSPAHPPVEADHADAVVDTMTVLGALDRLSPEHRDVLTELYYRQRSVAEAADTLGIPAGTVKSRAHYALKALREVFRESTRTGGPSQRPGGLQEVVA, encoded by the coding sequence ATGGCCGTACCACTGTGGCCCCGCAATCGGCGGGGCACGACCGACGAAGCACTGATCAAGTCGGTGTACGAGGAGCACGGCCACGCCCTGCTCGCGTACGCCACCCGGCTGACCGGCGACCGGGCCGCGGCCGAGGACGTCGTCCAGGAGACCCTGATCAGGGCCTGGCGCCATTCCGAGGCCCTCGTGAACGGGAAGGGCTCGGTACGCGGCTGGCTGCTCACGGTGGCCCGCAACATCATCACCGACCGGTACCGGGCCAAGGCGGCCCGGCCGCCGGAGGTCTCCGGCTCGCCGGCGCACCCGCCGGTGGAGGCGGACCACGCCGACGCGGTGGTGGACACGATGACCGTGCTGGGCGCGCTGGACCGGCTGTCGCCGGAACACCGGGACGTGCTGACGGAGTTGTACTACCGCCAGCGCAGTGTCGCCGAGGCGGCGGACACCCTCGGCATCCCGGCGGGCACGGTGAAATCGCGGGCGCACTACGCGCTCAAGGCACTGCGGGAAGTCTTCAGGGAAAGCACACGTACGGGCGGGCCCTCCCAACGGCCCGGCGGACTGCAGGAGGTGGTGGCATGA
- a CDS encoding anti-sigma factor family protein yields MNRQRHEEELLGPYVLGVLDDADVRRVEEHVDGCVQCRQEVTALREMEAALGEVPAEAFLDGPPQGGDLLLQRTLRQMRQEVTGARRRRGALTGLAVAASLAAVFWAGTRMGEGSAGAEALPLPTPTVSAQPSPPVAGTRVASATDSGTGARMTVQVTPAAKWVRVHAAVTGIRAGERCRIVVLSRDGTRTVAGGWVVGTAEHGEGKGAALDGSAAVDPADVRAVLVENESGVQFVSVPVAA; encoded by the coding sequence ATGAACCGGCAGCGGCACGAGGAGGAACTGCTCGGCCCGTACGTTCTCGGCGTCCTGGACGACGCGGACGTCCGCCGGGTCGAGGAACACGTGGACGGCTGCGTGCAGTGCCGTCAGGAGGTGACGGCTTTGCGTGAGATGGAGGCGGCGCTGGGCGAGGTCCCGGCCGAGGCTTTCCTCGACGGCCCGCCGCAGGGCGGGGACCTGTTGCTGCAGCGCACCTTGCGGCAGATGCGCCAGGAGGTGACCGGGGCGCGCCGGCGCCGGGGCGCGCTGACGGGACTGGCCGTGGCGGCCTCGCTGGCCGCCGTGTTCTGGGCCGGGACCCGGATGGGTGAAGGGAGCGCCGGGGCCGAGGCCCTGCCGCTGCCGACTCCCACGGTCTCGGCGCAGCCCTCGCCGCCGGTGGCGGGGACCAGGGTGGCTTCCGCGACGGACTCGGGTACGGGCGCGCGGATGACCGTACAGGTCACGCCCGCCGCCAAGTGGGTACGGGTGCACGCGGCGGTCACCGGGATCAGGGCGGGCGAGCGCTGCCGCATCGTCGTGCTCTCCAGGGACGGTACGCGCACCGTCGCGGGCGGCTGGGTGGTCGGTACCGCCGAGCACGGAGAGGGCAAGGGCGCGGCCCTGGACGGGTCGGCGGCGGTGGACCCCGCGGACGTGCGGGCGGTCCTGGTGGAGAACGAGTCGGGCGTGCAGTTCGTCTCGGTCCCGGTGGCCGCGTAA
- a CDS encoding DUF7873 family protein produces MPKLNQIIAVEKGVKSKALQELTQAHQDVQKPALLAGIARIYQPKDEEGEQLPPESTRVQIKAEDALRATAGTLTRLFDVTATKDWANRAAVADVVVDGTVLLPQVPVPYLLFLEKQLTDLHTFVRKLPVLDASESWNLDPSTDSWKTDPVRTIRTKKVPRNHVKAEATEKHPAQVEVYYEDVAVGYWTTVKFSGALPARRVNELLDRVEKLQQAVKFAREEANNTEVTDQRVGDVVFGYLFG; encoded by the coding sequence GTGCCGAAGCTGAATCAGATCATCGCAGTCGAAAAGGGCGTCAAGTCCAAGGCCCTCCAGGAGCTCACCCAGGCTCACCAGGATGTGCAGAAGCCCGCTCTGCTGGCCGGTATCGCCCGGATCTACCAGCCCAAGGACGAGGAGGGCGAGCAGCTGCCGCCCGAGTCCACACGGGTGCAGATCAAGGCCGAGGACGCGCTGCGGGCGACCGCCGGGACCCTGACGCGGCTCTTCGACGTGACGGCCACCAAGGACTGGGCGAACCGGGCGGCGGTCGCCGACGTCGTGGTCGACGGAACCGTGCTGCTGCCCCAAGTGCCCGTCCCGTACCTGCTGTTCCTGGAGAAGCAGCTCACAGACCTGCACACCTTCGTGCGCAAGCTGCCGGTGCTCGACGCGTCCGAGTCGTGGAACCTGGATCCGTCGACCGACTCGTGGAAGACGGACCCCGTGCGGACCATCCGTACGAAGAAGGTCCCGCGCAACCACGTGAAGGCCGAGGCCACGGAGAAGCACCCGGCGCAGGTCGAGGTGTACTACGAGGACGTGGCGGTCGGTTACTGGACCACGGTGAAGTTCTCCGGCGCGCTGCCCGCCCGACGGGTCAACGAGTTGCTCGACCGCGTCGAGAAGCTCCAGCAGGCCGTCAAGTTCGCCCGCGAGGAGGCGAACAACACCGAGGTCACCGACCAGCGGGTCGGCGACGTGGTATTCGGCTACCTCTTCGGGTAG
- a CDS encoding cytochrome P450 family protein gives MTCPIDHTGPAAITLDPFVTDLDAESAALRAAGPLVQVVLPGDVGVYAVTHHAEARKLLTDPRIVKDINAWGAWQRGEIPLDWPLIGLANPGRSMLTVDGEEHRRLRTLVAQALTVRRVEKLRAGIEALTTGMLDELAALPAGETVDLKARFAYPLPMNVISDLMGVDAAEHPRLKALFEKFFSTQTLPEEVPQMMADLGALFSRIVESKRENPGDDLTSALIEASEDGDHLTTEEITNTLQLMVAAGHETTISLIVNAVVALESHPEQRARVLKGEVPWENVIEETLRWSTPTSHVLIRFAAEDVEVGDRILPKGEGLIVSFGAIGRDEAQFGGTAGEFDATRTPNRHISFGHGPHVCPGAALSRLEALVALPALYARFPDLTLAVPPAELRNKPILTQNDLFDLPVRLA, from the coding sequence ATGACGTGCCCGATCGACCACACCGGCCCCGCGGCCATCACCCTGGACCCCTTCGTCACCGACCTCGACGCCGAGAGCGCCGCACTGCGCGCCGCCGGCCCGCTGGTCCAGGTGGTCCTCCCCGGCGACGTCGGCGTGTACGCCGTCACGCACCACGCCGAGGCCCGCAAGCTGCTGACCGATCCCCGGATCGTCAAGGACATCAACGCGTGGGGCGCCTGGCAGCGCGGTGAGATCCCGCTGGACTGGCCCCTGATCGGCCTCGCCAACCCCGGCCGCTCGATGCTCACCGTGGACGGCGAGGAGCACCGCCGCCTGCGCACCCTGGTCGCGCAGGCCCTGACCGTGCGCCGGGTGGAGAAGCTGCGCGCCGGGATCGAGGCGCTGACCACCGGGATGCTGGACGAGCTGGCCGCGCTGCCGGCCGGGGAGACGGTGGACCTCAAGGCGCGGTTCGCGTACCCGCTGCCGATGAACGTCATCAGCGACCTGATGGGTGTCGACGCCGCGGAGCACCCGCGCCTGAAGGCCTTGTTCGAGAAGTTCTTCTCGACGCAGACGCTGCCCGAGGAGGTGCCGCAGATGATGGCGGACCTCGGCGCGCTGTTCTCCCGCATCGTCGAGTCCAAGCGCGAGAACCCGGGCGACGACCTCACCAGCGCCCTGATCGAGGCCTCGGAGGACGGTGACCACCTGACCACCGAGGAGATCACCAACACCCTCCAGCTGATGGTCGCGGCCGGTCACGAGACCACGATCAGCCTGATCGTCAACGCGGTCGTCGCCCTGGAGAGCCACCCCGAGCAGCGTGCCCGCGTCCTGAAGGGCGAGGTCCCGTGGGAGAACGTCATCGAGGAGACGCTGCGCTGGTCCACCCCGACCTCGCACGTCCTGATCCGCTTCGCCGCCGAGGACGTCGAGGTGGGTGACCGGATCCTGCCCAAGGGCGAGGGCCTGATCGTCTCCTTCGGCGCGATCGGCCGTGACGAGGCCCAGTTCGGCGGGACGGCGGGGGAGTTCGACGCCACCCGCACGCCGAACCGCCACATCTCCTTCGGCCACGGCCCGCACGTCTGCCCCGGCGCGGCCCTCTCCCGCCTGGAGGCCCTGGTGGCCCTCCCGGCCCTGTACGCCCGCTTCCCGGACCTCACCCTCGCCGTCCCCCCGGCCGAGCTCCGCAACAAGCCGATCCTGACCCAGAACGACCTCTTCGACCTCCCGGTCCGCCTGGCCTGA